From the Hippocampus zosterae strain Florida chromosome 13, ASM2543408v3, whole genome shotgun sequence genome, the window TATCTGCAGTACACCATGCAAATTAAGATCGCTTTGcagagatttctttttttgctcattaAATATTGCAACTTTATTATCGTTCAAAAAGTAAGAAAGGGCAGTGTCTTCTTTAGATGTCTTCTGTCATTTGTGCTGCTCCCATGCAAACACAATTAACGCATCAATAGTTATTTGGAAATTTGTGCAaggttcatttttttattgattttgaatTAATTAAGCAAGATTACAAGCTAGGCTTTTTGGCCAACCATAACTCTGCATGGTTTCTtgtagatgtgtgtgtgctttcttACTAAAATCTTTCATCTATCATTTATCAAAGTTGATTTGAGTAAACAGGTGATGTTTTCAACGCATTTGTCCTTTAAGTATGCACAGTGGTTGCACACACACGTTTGTCTCGTAATTATGGTTGTGGTGTTTGACCAGTTGTGAGCTACTGTGCGCATCTTCATGATGCGAGTGTGAACAAGCAGTTGagtactgtacttgaaaagaCCGCAGTtctagcgtgtgcgtgtgcgtgagtgaatgacgaacaaacaaacaaaacagaatcgAGTGGTCTTGAACAAAGTGACGGATATATTGGAGTTAATGGTTTGATGTTTTCCTCCGGGGAGTGTGTGTTATTTAAGGGGAAGTGAGAGCAACATAAAGTAAACCTCTACAtctcaaaatttacttctatcTGCAAATCCAACACATGAAAACAAGATGTTAATGAGAAACTAGCACCTTAGCTCCCTGTGGTGTTGCAAGTGTAAAGACAACGGGTTTATCATGGTATGGAGACTGATCAAAGGAGAGGGGAATGGAAGTTGCGAGATAAATAAGGTTTAGTGGTCTAGCAGGCTTATACTAAGATCCTAGTTTTTTTGATTGGTGGCGCTATCACTGGCATCTTGTTGTTTCTCCACCTTTTTAGTGGTGACCACTGTCTCCTCATAAACCTCATGTGTGGCCTTGCTTGCAGCCTTGCTCTGAGGCTGGCTGTCATCCTTGCCATCCCTCTTGGAGCTCTTGCCAGAGGTGGTGTAAATGCGGGACTGGTAGTTGTAACTCTGTCCACCGCCTGAAGTTATGGATGGGCTAGGATAGGCGATCCCTGTCCCAATGCGGGTCTCCTCACCTTCCAGCAGCTTCCTGCATATGATAAGAATGAGAAGGGTTTAAaaggaaaattgaaaatgacaatCAAAAAGTGGGTAGGGCGtggcgtttttttcttcttctattgTATCTCAAAGAAACACGTGTTAAGTGACCTACCTATATGCCGCTATTTCAATATCAAGAGCCATCTTGACATTCAGCAGATCTTGATACTCCCTCAAGTGACGAGCCATCTCACTTTTCGTGCCCCTCAGCTCATTCTCCAACTCCGCTATGCCATCCTATGAAAACGATGGATTAAAAGGCTGCTTGTTAAATATTAAATCCTATCAGAAGAAACAGCCATCTGCAGTTTAGAGGACATCCAATGCTGTAATCAGAATCATCACTTTAACCAGCATACGATAATTGTTACCATGGGCAAGATTCTTAAACATTTCATTGAATTTTGTGTTTTAAGGTGGATCATCTGGCCATATATCAGCTCGGTTTATTTCCAGTAAAATCTGAAAACATgagcaaaatagaaaaatgttgATCTGCATATTTTGCAAGCCGCTGACAGAACACATAAGGACGTGGGCGTTGTCACTCGCAGATGCTGAGTTGAGACGTCCCGGGAGAGATTCAGAACCACGGACAGTGCTTCAAATCCCGCGATTTTATTCATGAACCCAAACAATTGTAAATGTCAGGTAAATGACAAGATACATTGTAGGCAAGATTTTGTTACCTGGTAGTTTCCAATCTCCGCGCCGTGTCTGTCCTCCATCTCCCTAAGCTGCTTTTCCAGGGACTCATTCGTGCCTCTTAGGCTCTCAATCTCGATGGTTTTCGACTGCAGCTGCCTCCTAAACTCACTCATTTCCTCCCTGCTGGCGCGGATGGCATCGTTGCTGCGGGTGGCTTGCTCAGACAGGTCGGCGAACTTGGTCTTGTACCACTCCTCGGCAGACTGCAGGTTCTTGGAGGCCATCGACTCATACTGACTTCGGATCTCCTTGAGGGCGGAGGTCAGGTCTGGCTTGGCGACCTCCATCTCAACGGACACCTGAGCAGCCTGGATCATATCCGTGAGTTCGGCCACCTCCTCATCGTGCACCTTCCTCAGGAAGTTGATTTCATCCAGGAGGGATTCCACCTTCTTCTCCAGGTCCAGGCGCACCATGGTGGCGTCCTCCACGTCTTTCTTGAAAGCCTTGAGTGTGGCCTCCGCGTCCTCTCGAGCACGGAACTCTTCTTCATATTTCCCCCTGAGCTTCTGGAGGTCATCGTCAATGCTGTCCCTCTCGATGAGGAGCTGGGACTTCTCCCCATTGAGCTCATCCAACTGGGAGCGCAATTCGCGGATCTCCTGCTGGTAGAGCTCGGCGAGGCGGGATGGTTCCGCCTGCCTCTGACGCAGGGCCACCAGCTCCGTCTCCAACACTTTATTATGCTGCTCCAAATTGCGCACTTTCTCAATAAACATGGCAAAGCGGTCATTGAGACCCTGCATTTGCTCCTTTTCATTGGTGCGGACAATTTTGAACTCATTATTCAGGACGCTGCTCTGTGCCAGGTCGAAGGTGTCCAGCGGCATGGACGAGAAGGAGCGTCCGGACTTTCGGGTGTACCCTCCCGCGGATGAAACGTTGCTCCGGGACGCGGAGGAGGCTCGGTAACCTCCCCGCGAGGACACACTCATGGCTGTCCGAGATGGAGAGGACGCATAGCGGGGAGATTCCCCGAAGATCCTTCGGTAGGAAGAGGAGGAGTAGACTTCAGATCCGTAGCTCATCGTGGCTTGAATGGAGTCGGAATAAGACGACATGGGCGCGTCTCCCTTTTATAGGCGGGGGTAGTGCGATCGTTATTGCATATGTATTGTTAGTACCGCGGAGTCTCTCCAAATGGGCCAGACAGGAATACAAGGAATACCAAGTGAAAtacaaaagtcaaaaaacacacattccaaaaaaaaagtgtggtcagttttagtttttattgccacGCCTTGGTAAATCACACCCCTCAACGACCACTTATTTTATGCCTTTTGTGTTCAATGTTAATTTTGTGTCGATTGTATCTAAAGTCTAATTTGATAAAGATCATAATGCGATACGGCGCAGctatattatttttgtcattccaaTGAATAAACTCTGCATTTTGCAAGCAATTTCATGTTTTTCGACTTTCTAAAAACGTTGTCGTCGTTCCCTACTGCGCTTCAGCTTTCAAAAACATGACGTTGCTGCCCTCTGTTGGAAGGAACAAGTACTCGCTAATTGCTGTCGCGCGTTTGAGGGGCGATTAAATGATACACACTTGCCTGTACTCATTTATTCTCAGAGATAGGGAATCCAGGGCCAGAAAGTAAAAACTCTGCTACGGTGTAGCCGAACAAGCTCGTCTAGCTATAGAAGCGCTTGTAACTAAAGCCGAGCTGCAGGCGTTTTATGTTTGGGACCTGAATTTCCCCATCTCTGTTTTTCTTTAAATACCCAAAACATCGCTCTTAACCTACCATGAGTCAAGCAATATGTCTTTTAATTTAgccaccacccccccacacacatttaaattggtttatgaattcattattattatttcatttagcTTATTGAATTATTGTTGAATTTTGGTAAATAGTAAAATTCATACAGTATTAGTGAACaaagtattttacacatataatggacacattattattattattattattattattattattattattattattattattatctaatCGAAAATGCCTAAATTGAcaagtttaaatgtgtttaataattgcttttgTTGTCACTCAATGTTCACAGATGATACTTGTATTTTACCACAccacaaaatattaaatacatgaACTCAGTTGAAAAAGCAATGTGAAGATTTTACTGGCTTTAATATTTGTATCTTTATTATCATTTTAGGGAATGAAAGATGCAACCGTCAAAGTCTGAACAGTCGGAATATCTGCAattaaatttgtcttttttattgCTTCGCATGGCTCCATTCGAACTGCCTAGGAGGAGCTCCAAAGCTGTTGCTGAAAGTTGGGGTTGCGTGCAATACGATTGCAGCAATATTCATATTCATGTGATGCCATTTTAAATTAGTTCACAAGTTTGACATTCCACCAAAAGAATAATGCCGACTAAAGCAACTACTAGGCAGCTGCAACTCAGCAGCTGAGTTGCACAGTGCTTGTCCTGTGTGAGAGCATAATCGCTGACTCCTATTTCTTAACTGCACCCACATTTTATTGTTCGCATTTTTCCAAACATTGAACGTGGTTCTGAGGTTGGGTTCGAATCAGAGGTCCAGCCTTCCTGTTCGGGTTCACGGTCTTCATGTTGATCCAAgagagtaaaatatttttttgcaagatTTCGTAGGCATATAAGAAAGAACAGCTCTGCCCCCCGGGCGTTTAGTTGGACACTTGTAATTTACCCCACAATGGACCGAACGTATATTTCTGTGGGAGGTCGTCGCAGAACTTCGAGAAAACTTGGGTGGGTTCACGTAGGAACGCATTGGCGAGAAAACAAGCTGCACCCAAGGAATGCTCGAAATACGAGTCTCATAACTGTGAGCCTGATGTGCGAAACACTAGAGCACCATGCTGCTATTACACTGTTGTTGCTATTGTGACTTCTTATAATTGTCGCACAGACGCAATTCCACTGTCACTTGCCTTTGCCAAGATGAGAGCTGACCCCGCCTCCTATTGAAAGACAGAAAGGAGACTCCGCCCTCTCTGTTTGCTTTCCTGTTCCAGCTGGCagcaaaaaagagagagagagagagagagagagagagagagagagagagagagaagacagAAACGCCACCGAGCCTCCAACTGAGGAGTGGGAACTACAGATTGGCCTCCCGGCGCACTCATTAGGCTGCATCTGACTGCATCGTTCTACGCAGATATCCACAACCTTTCTTTCTCATATTTTCACGTTGTTGAAGGTGTATGCTTCGACGTAGTGGCGGCGCACTTGTACGACACAGGATATAACAGTGGTGAGTACAGTTATGTTACTAACAGCTAAGTTAAACCCAGTGAACCCTGCCAACGACCCGTTTTTGGCTGTTGTTATTGTGTCCCATTCAGCTAATGTGTTATTAGGCTTGCTCCAGACATCAGCGTGCTCTCCGCTTCTATCAGTGTCGAACAAGGAGAGCTGAGCAGACTGTTAGCTAGTTTGGCAAGTAAATGAGATGTTTCGTTGTCTTGCGAAATGCTTTCCTGTTAGCTTAGTTAATTCAACACCGACCGATATAGCAGCTCATCGGTGATCTTTTATGCCGCACTGGCATCCAGATTTCTGGGGTGCAGTACGCCGTGGTAGCGCTTATTAACGGCGCTACGTGATATATTGTGTGAGTGAAACAAAGCCCATTTGCGTTAGTGCACGATTGTCGTTTGCAATGCTCTCACATACTCTTATCTTCCTAAACCTGATCTCTCCCATCTGACATCACCGAGCCTTGGTCAGAGTGTAAACACAGGTGTCCTGAAGGCATTGGTTCAAAATGACTGCAACCCGGTAGTTGTTTGGGAGTTGTTCAGAAACACGCTGATGTACATCAAACGCCTGCATGCAAAGATGAAAAACATACAAGTGTTGATACGTGCCTTTCTGTGACACATATATTATCATGTGTCACATCTGCGTGGTGCTGACACAAGAGCAAGAAAGCAAGAAAGCTGACTTCAGCGATTGTGTTAGGCAGAGCTTACCCTCTCCTCCAGATTCCACTAAAAACAACTTCCTAATTACTGTCAACAAGCCACGGACCAAAGGTCCAGAAATGCTCATGCAATCAGAGTTGACAATGCACTTTAATGTATTAACTAGCTACTCTAGCAGGTTTTCCTCTCTTTGGTACATGTTTGAGGTGGCACAAGTATTCATTACTGTCTGAAAATACATcttattttgttgtctttggATGTCAAAAGTTAGACATCAAAGTACAATACAGTGTTAAGAGTCGGGAAAGTATGGAAAATGTGGAACATATTTTGAATAACAAGGGCAAAGTGGGGGATGCCCCCCTTAAAAATGGcgattttctttaaaaatataaatgattagaagatctaaaaaaaattatgtcccCAAGTATTGTGCTGAAGCACACATATTtaataaatcaaatgtaaaatcTTGTAAATAGGCATCTTACTCCACAACCTGAGGGAGACATCTCACACTATGGGAAGATGCCCACTCTACCCAACAagtcattttgatcatttttaaacTTTGTATTTATGCATAATATGAAACCTCATTTTCACATGTTGCCATTGCTTTTACTTCATCTGAAACGCAAATGTTATATAACACAATAATAAATGATTGTTTTAACAGCGGTTTCATCCATGCCTAATTCAAATGAATAGGCCAGTGACAAATCCCATCTACAAAGTTTTCTTTAAACAATGTGTAAATATTATCTTGCCTTAAATCAgttgaaacaataaaacacacacttgagacacatgcgcacacacacacgggtagTGCACATATAGTCAatagttttatgtaaatgtattaACAGCTTAATGCGAATATTGTAACATAAAATTAGCTCGGTAGCTTTTGAACTggtaataatgcattttttctCTCTGAGCGGTGAATGCTTGCGAGTGTCTGCGAACATAGCGAATGTTGCTCtggagtgtggagtttgcactttctctctgtgcctgtgtaggttttctctgggtactctggtttcctccaacattccaaaaaggtgcatggttggttgattgaacgctctagaTTGTCaataggtgtgactgtgagtggtCATttatctttgtgtgccctgcgattggctggtgaccaatttcagggtgtaccctgcctactaccCAATGACAGCggggattggctccagcgcgcccgcgatctttgtgaggataaaacggtttggaaaatggatggatggctggacatCATTGTGACTACTTGAATCATCATGCCAACCCTCTTTCAGAGGCCattccttgtttgtttttggcgccAACGCCTTCTTAAGTATCTTCTGTGTGCTGTGATTACATCAGCTATTATACTCATGTTAACGGTGTTAACAACGCATTCAAGAATAGGCTGTAATTCCAGTCAATCAGTGCACTTCTTTCAAGATAACAACACCCATCCTCACACAAAAGAATGTACAAATTTGAATTTAATCTCAATACTTTTTGGGCAAGTAAGTAGCACCTAACCAGTGTAAAGCATTTtaggtgaaaaaaagaagaatttaaACTACTGGTAAGTGATGTGCCATCGCTGTCTGGTTTATTAAACATTGGACCTCTATTTGTCATGGTATCTCTAGAACTATTTGGAAATAAAAGATCatataacaaaaaaagaaaacaaattaaatgaattttaaataaaGAGTTATGcacataaaaataattattaacatACATTAAGACGTCTTCATTTGGGATCATAGTACGGGTCTCTTCTCATAAATATATCCAtctcgccatccattttctgatccgctctatcctcacatgggtcgcgggggttgctggggcctatcccagccatcttcgggcaataggcgggggacaccctgaaccgattgccagcaaatcgcagggcacacatagacgaacaaccattagcgctcacactgacacccagggacaatttagagtactcCATtaaccagccatgcatgtttttggaatgtgggaggaaaccggagtaccaggagaaaacccacacgggcatggAGAGAAAATGCAAACCCCATGACCTtttcactgtgaggccgacgtgctaacagtTCAATCACCGTGCCGCCCCTCAAAAATCATGAATTCACTTGATTTTAAATCGAAAAAAAGTTAGATTTGTTTCTTCCATGCCAACATGGCAACCCGGTCATCAGCCTGTGAAGTGGtgacaccaacaacaaaaaaagcaactctGTGCTTTGTGTTCAACCTAAGCGGTTCCACTCTATTTGGTCAGGTAGAACCCCCCATCAATATAGAATCATGAGGTACCTCATGTTGATAAAGTACAAACATGGACTTGTTTAATTTCGCCTAACTGTCTCCTCAGATATTGAAAGACTCAAGATGACCACTTCATGGAGTGACAGACTTCAGAATTATGCAGACCTGCCAGCCAACATGGACAGAATGACAATGAAAAAATACAGACGAGAGCCATACCACAGGTAAGAACCTTCTGCCTCCATGGTCTGCGCATCTCTCCAGCATGCACTTTCCTCAGCATGTTGACACAATATTTCTGGCTTGAAGGTGTTCTCTTAAGTTAACGTTTTAACGCGCGGgtttcaaagtcaaggcctggggggcAGAGCCAACCACTTTACTTGGATCACTAAATCAAATAATGCTGgcttcatgtttcttgctaaataggtttttcttcatttttcacgGATATTACAAGCATTTCCTTGCTACCAAATCTCTTCCTAACATCATGTGAACCGTAGCTGTATACTTCATATTTGTGTGCCACAATCTTAAATGACTTCTGATCTCCAATTCAGTTTACTGTGAACAATTAACGGCCAGGACAATTATGTATCTGAATATAGGCTGAAGTGACGTTTTTCATAGTCCTAAGGACCTTCCAAGGAATTTAGTATCTATGACATGGCCCGCgacgaaaatgagtttgacaccccttgtTAACACTTCCCAATATGTAGCCAATAAAACAGAAAGAGGATTTCCCTTTTTGAACCTCCTATTTGAGTCATATGGACCAGAAGCTATGTCACACAATTACTTAGAATGTCAAACTCGGTATGAAAATGTTAGATGTCGGATGACACacttgtaatttaaaaaaaaatcctttactTCATTTTTATTGCAAAATCACATTATTCACTGCACAGCATTAGTCGATTCAGCATTGCGGCACATTAATGTAATACTTCAAATTCAATGTCTTTAAGTGGTGCACTAGAGTTTGTACACAATGTTAAGCAGGTTTTTCGAGTGTTGGTGTCATAAACTTTGTACCTTGGGTGtggttgtatttattatttagcGTTATGCAAAACTCTTCATAACATACAATTGAGGTTGTGACTCTGCGTCCATCACACATGTTTAGTTGATGCTTATGCAAAGCTGGCAACTGATTTGGATTGCCTGTACCAAATCGTTCAGATGATAAAATGTTGCTGCTAAATTTCGATTTCCTGCTGAACAGTGCGGAAGAAGCACGAATAAAGAATTAGGAACAATAGGAAATGTCTGTGCACAGCGCGCAGCCCCTCACCGATTCTCTGTTCCTTTTCTCTTCCATCTCAAAGACATTAAATGCACACTAATGACAAAGCAGGTAAAGAGCAACTTTTAACAGAAtgaaactatccatccattatctgaacggctttatcctcatgagggtcgcgggcatgccggagcctattcTAGTTGTCTTCGAGCtgcaggtggggtacacccagaATTCGtctaataaattatttttttccgcaTTTATGTAGGCACAAAAAAACCTTGAATGCAAGGGTATTTATTTAGTAGGAAATAATTCCAcattaaacaataataattatacaTCAAATCATCAATCATGTGCCACGAATATTATCGTTCCTGAATTTCTATGGGTTGGCAGCTTCTCTTAAATAAAGGCAAGGTTAGAGTTAAAGTCATTCTAAACACTATTCGTACTGATCATTGTGAGCATGTTAAAGATTTCTTGGCAACAACTAAAACTGGTTATAAATGTCTGGCCAACATCTTTGCGAATGTGTGCCACCTTGAACGCACCCTGAAGAATAATCAACATGCGGGCCCTTCGCAGACACTCACAAACCTTCGCCGCTCAGTGGGATACGgacttttgttgttggtttacaCATTTGTATCACTATGGCTGACTTTTGTCACACGTACACAACTTCATTGACTCGAAAGTTGAAACATAATAGAGTCACGCTGGTCTCGTAGAAAAATCCAGAGCCTTCCTAAACCTTTCCCAttgggcacaggtgtcaaacacgtttttgtcgcgggccacattttcgTTACCTTTTACCTTGAAGGGCtgtaatgactgaaaccatataaaaaagtcgggaataaatattgtttaattgaggggtttggtaagaagaaaatgcttccaatagctctcttatttattacatattagAATTAAAAATGTGAGACATTTTcgaaagcatcatgaaagttgacaagatctgctttcgcgggccacataaaatgatgtggtgggccagatcgggcccttgggccttgagtttgacacatgtgccaTAGGGAGTGTTGGCCAAGTTACTTCCGAAATGCAATATAGTTCATATTACTTGTTACTTGCATTTGACAGTAATAGGTTTCTTTGCAATCTTACCATCTGTGTAAAGCAATGTTACATAAGTTTATGTCACTTttccttgtttctttttttaaatataatgattTTGCAACCCTAGCTGGTAAAGTTAACATATAATGAGCACCTTTAGCGATGTAGTAAGGGGTATACTGTAATGTTAAATGGTTGGAGGGAGATCACTGCCTTGATTTGCTTCAATCactagattttatttattttttaatataaacatTGGAACTGATATTTGTTTCCATAATGAAGTAATCACAAATGTacaccacaaataaaatgatcaacATACTCAAATGAATTTACATACATGAGAAAAGTAagtttatttgtgtgtgcgtgtgtgtgcgtgtgtgtgtgtgttaacattTTGGCTTCTTTGAGTGTACaaggttgcccacccctggtatagaCAATACTTCCTTTGATGTCAACAATGAGTTAATAATTCatattcttctccttcttcttattattattatcattattaaacACATTGCTGTGTAACGACAATCGTCTGCTTTGAATCGAGGGCAAGCGTACCCTCCTCGACCTTTTCCACAATTTGAATAAATTGACTGTTGCTTAGTCCCGCCTGACTTGTGACTGTTCTGGATGTCTTTGAAGGCCCATAAATGTCATGCCACAGAACAACAACTCTGACTAACTGCACACAACAACAGGGAATGACGTAGAAAAGCCACAATCATTTTTGCAACAAGTCAGAAAAGGTCTGAATGGTAAGAAAGCAAagagagggggggtgggggagagagGGTTGAGTggtggtggggatggggggtcaTTGTGTTTCCTGTGGTGGCCTGCTGGAGCAGGTGGGAGAGTCAAAGTCAGGTTTGATTTGACATAGAATGCATCGCTACTCCTCTCCTGGACAAACATTGAAATGGGAGCTTGTTCACTACGGAACTGCTTCAAGGTATTTACTTTCTGCTTTGGATGAGTAGGACGGGACGACAAATGCCATCCGTGTGTAACACGACGTTCTATTTTCGTTTTCCATTTTGCTAATTTGCATCTTATTGTGATGAGCAGAAAATAGGCAAGTGTGTTAAAACATGAACAATATATTCTCCGCTCCGTTCGTCTTCAattttgacaacaacaacaacggaaaAAAACTCTGCAAAGTAACATAATGCTAACATGAATATAATTCTGAAATTTGAGGGAATTCGTCAAGAAAATGTGCTGAAACATAACAGATGTATATTATAATCGGTATGTGCGTTGATTTCGGGCTAAAATGTCCCAGCAATGTGAGTTAAGTTAGCAGGTTTAGCCCGCTGATGTAAACAATGTCTATAGTTGGGGACACTGTGCACCTACTGACTGATTTACGAGGCAGGACAGTAGAGCTCTTTCCTGGCCGAATGTCACAAAGTCTTAGTGTTAACCATCACTCAAAATAGTAGCATACTGTCATACATCACCAGACAGAAAGCAAGTTTCTCTTTACTGATAGAAATTGTAACTGCTGTAGATTTCCGATGGTCTTCTCTAAAAAATGTACGGTTCAAATTGAACATTAAAGCTACAAAAAGACCTAATTTACCTTGAACAACTG encodes:
- the inab gene encoding internexin neuronal intermediate filament protein, alpha b is translated as MSSYSDSIQATMSYGSEVYSSSSYRRIFGESPRYASSPSRTAMSVSSRGGYRASSASRSNVSSAGGYTRKSGRSFSSMPLDTFDLAQSSVLNNEFKIVRTNEKEQMQGLNDRFAMFIEKVRNLEQHNKVLETELVALRQRQAEPSRLAELYQQEIRELRSQLDELNGEKSQLLIERDSIDDDLQKLRGKYEEEFRAREDAEATLKAFKKDVEDATMVRLDLEKKVESLLDEINFLRKVHDEEVAELTDMIQAAQVSVEMEVAKPDLTSALKEIRSQYESMASKNLQSAEEWYKTKFADLSEQATRSNDAIRASREEMSEFRRQLQSKTIEIESLRGTNESLEKQLREMEDRHGAEIGNYQDGIAELENELRGTKSEMARHLREYQDLLNVKMALDIEIAAYRKLLEGEETRIGTGIAYPSPSITSGGGQSYNYQSRIYTTSGKSSKRDGKDDSQPQSKAASKATHEVYEETVVTTKKVEKQQDASDSATNQKN